atcagCTTGCCTCTTCACCTTTGCTTCCGgaattctggaattaaaggcgtgataGCACTGTGACGGCTCAGAAGTGTCGTATTTTATTAAGTCTTTACAGAACGTTGTGAAATCTTGACATggtgcacacacttttaatctcatgAGGTATTGAGAACGtcagagcaggcagatctctgattttgaggacAGCTTGACCTACACAGTGAATTTCATGCTGGCCAGGGTGAcaaagtaagaccttgtctcaaaacaaaacaacaatgaccAATACAAATTACACAGGAATTCTGTGAGACCAGCAACTGATGGCTAATTCTAGCTACCctggaatctgaggcaggaggatctaaaGTTCAAGGCTAAGTGTGaaagagggctggggatgtagctcagtggtagatcaaATAGAAGAGACCTTGTGTTCAGTCCCCAGTGatgaataaaacaacaataataaaacaaaacctaaccaCGTATTGCCGGTGAGACACAGTATGCTAAGTAGCTAGAGTCAGTGGGGCTTCAAAAACACCATATCGAGATAATATTgatgatatttatatataatatattaatgtaatatatataatgtataccaGGTACAGGCCTGGACTCAGGACAGCCGCTAGTCAGCAGCTACATGACTGGAATTCATGGGGTAGGTAGATTCCTTGGGGGAACAGATACAAAAGGGAAAACTTAAATACTGCAAGGGAGACTGAACAAAGGACGTAGATAGTAGGCTCTGGCCTGAGGAACGgtttagaaaggaaaaggaggcacAAGTTGGCTGGCAGGAAGGCCGGAAGCTCTCTATAAAATCAGAGAGCGCATTAGCAAAAGTGATGTTCTAGcagtttagtatttttaataACTTGAACTTTGAAGCTTTTATAAACTCTTGAAATTTCAGGCTGAAAAAACACTCCACCTCCACCTGCCACTTGTTTCAGAATGTCAAGTACTGTGTCCtactggatcttcaattctgcaAGGAATCGTATTGCTCTTTTACGAGGTGGGAGACGCCTATACTCAAGGGCTGCCACGAGTAGGAACCTGCTGAAGTGGAGGCCCTTTTCTCCGGCATTGGCATCATCAGCCCTCAAGTGTGGTTCTCCACCTGGTGGCTTTGCCCTGCGGAAAGCCTACAGACACACATCAACCGAGGAAGAGGATTTCCACCTACAGCTCAGCCCCGAACAGGTCAGTGACCTGCTCCGAGCTGGCGAGTCATCCCACAAGGTCCTTGATTTCAACAACGGAGTACCAAATTCAGTGTTAAGGTTCGAGAGCAACCAGCTGGCTGCCAATTCCCCTGTGGAGGACCGGCAAGGTGTGGCTACCTGCGTCCAAACGAATGGGATGATGTTCGGTATTTTTGATGGACACGGGGGCCACGCGTGTGCGCAAGCGGTGAGTGAGAGGCTTTTCTACTACATGGCGGTGTCCCTGATGTCCCATCAGACCTTGGAGCAGATGGAGGAAGCAACGGAAAACATGAAGCCTTTGCTGCCCATCCTGCGTTGGCTCAAGCACCCCGGAGATAGTATTTATAAGGACGTCACGTCCGTGCATCTGGACCACCTCCGTGTCTATTGGCAGGAGCTCCTTGACCTGCATATGGAAATGGGGCTGAGCATTGAAGAAGCATTGATGTACTCCTTCCAGAGACTGGATTCTGACATCTCGCTAGAAATCCAGGCTCCTCTGGAAGATGAGGTAACGAGAAACTTATCCCTCCAGGTTGCTTTCTCTGGGGCAACAGCCTGCATGGCCCACGTCAATGGAGTTCACCTGCATGTAGCAAATGCTGGTGACTGCCGGGCTATCCTCGGTGTCCAGGAAGAAAACGGTGCCTGGTCATGTTTACCTCTTACCTGTGACCACAACGCCTGGAATGAGGCTGAGCTGTCCCGGCTTAAGAGGGAACACCCCGAGTCCGAGGACAGGACACTCATCATAGACGACAGGCTTCTGGGTGTCCTCATGCCCTGCAGGGCCTTCGGGGATGTCCAGCTAAAGTGGAGCAAAGAGCTGCAGCGGAATGTCCTCGCAAGGGGCTTTGATACGGAGGCCCTCAACATCTACCAGTTTACCCCGCCCCACTACTACACTCCACCCTACCTGACTGCCAAACCTGAGGTTACCTACCACAGGCTAAGGCGCCAGGATAAGTTCCTGGTGCTGGCCTCAGATGGCCTGTGGGACATGCTGGGGAATGAGGACGTGGTGAGGCTGGTGGTGGGGCACCTGTCCAAGGTGGGTCGCCATAAGCCGGACCTGGACCAAAGACCAGCCAACCTAGGCCTCATGCAGAGCCTGCTGCTGCAGAGGAAAGCCAGTGGACTCCATGCGGCTGACCAGAACACAGCCACGCATCTGATCAGACACGCCATCGGGAGCAACGAGTACGGGGAGATGGAGCCGGAGCGGCTGGCTGCCATGCTGACACTGCCAGAGGATGTGGCCAGGATGTACCGGGATGATATCACTGTCATGGTGGTGTTTTTTAACTCTGATTCAATTGATACCTACTGTAAAGAGGGTTAAGAGTCTCCCTCTGGTGCCAAGGCTAACAGGAATGCCCTTTAGACACTTCACTCCTTAGTGAGCAATCCAAACCTTAGTAAAGAATAGGCAGACATAGGTTGCTGAGTAATTaacaaaggaagagagggaaaaccAGCcttagtggtggtgatggtgggggagACGACTACGAAGACAACGATGATGACAGGACAAAGACAttaggagtgattttttttttttttttttttttttttttgtcctgtgtGTGCTGGTCAGCTCTTCTGTGTAGCAGGCAGAATAAAGACTAAAATTGGCTTAGGCTCACGTAGCccatgtcctttataagactgttAAATTGTGTCATCCCGTGCTTTTAAAGGATAAATTTAATCATGAGTCTAAGAATAAAGAACTTCAGGATCTCCTGAGACCCAGTTGCAGATTTTACAGATGCGATTATTCAGAACTCTGTTATGCCCAAAGTCTAGGCGCTagtgtcttgttttttgttgttgttgttgttgttttttagttAGGGAAGCCTAGGTTTACAAAGCAATCTTCAGAATCTTCAGGGCActtttctatatgtgtgtgtgtgtgtgtgtgtgtgtgtgtgtgtgtgtgtgtgtgtgtcggaaATGACCTTGACAACATTTTGTACTGTTTGCGTTTTTTAACGCTGgttaagtttattttaaaactgaacCCTCCAGCTCTCAAGGAGGACTGCCAGAAGCACGTTTGGGACCTGGGTGAGGAAGAGAGGAGCTAGGCCCTGGGCCAGCTGAATTTAATTGTGCAGCTATTGTTCGCCTCCGTTGAGCCTCACCTCTGAACCTTCGAGGCATCCGTCCTGGGAGGTGATTTCTGTCTAATCCCTAACTCCTGACACTTTTGCTGAGTAAGccgttcccccctcccccacctcccccaggCTTAGCCACAGGCTACTCATAATTTTAGGTTCCTTTTGATTATAGCCCCAACTCTTGTTTCCCCGTGACACAACCCTACCTCTGCTATTCTGTCTGCCTAGCCTCATCCCGACGTTACTGGAAAATCTTCCCCGTTCTATCATCCAGAGGTTGGAAGAAAGAAGGTGATATGGTTGGGTGGCAGTTGACGACATGTAGGCAGGACTTCTTCAGTGGTTTGTGGAGTTCAGCCTAGATCTAGAGAAGTGAAAGTAAGGCTTTCTCTCTGCATcttggaagggaggagggaggcttaTCAGATGGGCCACGCGCCCCTGCCTGTTGAATTGCCGTCACTCCGCCTCGGGGACCATATTTAGTGTGAGAGGTAAAAGCTAAAAATCATCTGGCCATAGTCTTCATGGGTCACTGGTGTTTGAAAACGAATCCGCACGAATCCGGTTTAGAGGATAAGTTTTCTCCTCTGTCAGGTGGCTGTGGCATTGAACTTCAGGAAATGTGTCCCTAAACACATGTGGTTCTTTTTGGGCAGTTTTAATTTCCTGCCCTTGTCAGCACTTCAGCCATCGTCGGCAAGGCTCTTGTTTCCACTGTATCATCCACACACTAGGTTTGGCCCCCTTGGCTTTGCAGGTAGACATTTTGTTGAGTTTAGATGGGGCTAGcaaaatgactcagtgggtaaaggctgcCAGTCTCAaaaccctgagttccatccaggGGACCCCCGTGATGAAAGGCTTGAGTTGAAAGTTGACCTCCGACCTTCATGTGTGCACCGTGGCATGTGaactcacacaaaataaataagaaaaaaaaaaaaaaaatcagagccgGGCAGTGTTGGTGCTTGCCTTTAGTGCCAGCAttcgggaagctgaggcaggtagatctctgagttcgagaccagcctggtctagagagttccaggacagctgggactacacagagaaaccctgtcttgacccccacccccaccaaaaacAAAATCAGGATTGCTTTTGTATATTTCCTAGTGTATctgtttagtgatttttttttttaaacaaaaagacaAGAAACAGAACTCTTGGGTCCTTTTGTTCTGAACCTGATCTCTTAGATTTTTACTCAAAAGTAAAATGTAGGCAGTCCCCCTGAGGAGCAGCCCCTCTGCCCCCACACTTGGGTGGGTTTACTCTCTGTGGCTCCTTTCTGAGAGGACCACGCTTATGCTCTCAGGTGTGGCCTACCTTCTGAGTGCCTCTTTTTCTTAACCTTCATCTTTACGCCTATCCTACATAATAACCCCCAACTCTGCCGCctcaaaataaagtagaaaatgaaaattttgggtgtggtggcgcaggcTTTAATTGTAGCACTTGCGTGACCGAGGGAAGAACACCAGAAGTTCAAAGAGATACGTGAGACCCTTGTACAAAAAAATAGTGTGTCCCCAGCTAGGcactaaggctacacagagagaccttgcctcaggaaacaaaacaaaacaaaaaaacccataacCCCTAAACATGAGTCATTATTAGTCTAGATTTATGGCTTGTTATTTGAATGGAAGACactattgaacatttttttttctttgctctttgcTTTCGGTACTAGCTAAAGCCAGGAGTATCCTTGGAGCCTTAACTGGTGTTCGGTGTCTGAGCTCTGTTTTGGAGGCTGGCACGGGTCATAAAAGGTTCTGAATCCAGTAACTAATCCTGGAGTTGATAGGACACAGACCTCCCTTCTGTGTCTCCTCACTGTCTAATAGATGTCCCTGCTCTCCAGCTGAAATATTGAGAGAGCAGAAAGGGCAATTtatagtctctctttctctctccctctgaacTCAGCCCCTCTGTGCCTGCTCCAGTGCGTGTTGTCTTCTGGTCCCTTGCCAGTGTCTTGCTGGCTACGGGTCTTGGCAGCGGCTCCCTTGAAGCAAGTGAGCCTAAGCTTTGGGCCACTGAAATTAGGAAGGAGATCCATGGTCCCTGTCACTTCTTCCAAAGCGCTTCTCCTCCCTCTCATATCGAGATTCCAGTTATTagacttttacattttaaataatgagACTGACCGTTTAGTATTGCAGATGTAATTTTTGAAAGAAGTATGTCTTGGTGCTTAAAGTGACGCTTATGATTTGGGGTAAGAGACAGATGGCAATGATATCATTTAGATCTTTGTTTTATGTGTAAACAGTGCCGTGCTGTTGATTTCCAAAGTTAATAAAGCTGTAGGAAAGACTAGTTTTGAATGTATATTAGATCATGTTAATAAGATTCAGTCTTCTGAGATGTTATTTGTAACATTAAAGCTAAGTTATTGTAATGTTAACTGAGATGCTGTAATATATGGACGTTTTCCCCAGAAGTACATTTGGCTTAATAAAAGCTAAAAAGCTTTTTAGGCACAAAACTTGATTGGGAcacaatcaagttgacaactttTAAACACAGATGGCTTGACCTTCAGATAAAGAAGGGTATAATTATGTCGAACAGCAACATTCAAAGGGAGGCTGGTTCTGTCCTTTTGACCGTCAGTTTCTGTTCTTCCTTGGACAGTGGTAACCTCCCAGGTTA
The Mus musculus strain C57BL/6J chromosome 8, GRCm38.p6 C57BL/6J genome window above contains:
- the Pdp2 gene encoding pyruvate dehydrogenase [acetyl-transferring]-phosphatase 2, mitochondrial isoform X1: MSSTVSYWIFNSARNRIALLRGGRRLYSRAATSRNLLKWRPFSPALASSALKCGSPPGGFALRKAYRHTSTEEEDFHLQLSPEQVSDLLRAGESSHKVLDFNNGVPNSVLRFESNQLAANSPVEDRQGVATCVQTNGMMFGIFDGHGGHACAQAVSERLFYYMAVSLMSHQTLEQMEEATENMKPLLPILRWLKHPGDSIYKDVTSVHLDHLRVYWQELLDLHMEMGLSIEEALMYSFQRLDSDISLEIQAPLEDEVTRNLSLQVAFSGATACMAHVNGVHLHVANAGDCRAILGVQEENGAWSCLPLTCDHNAWNEAELSRLKREHPESEDRTLIIDDRLLGVLMPCRAFGDVQLKWSKELQRNVLARGFDTEALNIYQFTPPHYYTPPYLTAKPEVTYHRLRRQDKFLVLASDGLWDMLGNEDVVRLVVGHLSKVGRHKPDLDQRPANLGLMQSLLLQRKASGLHAADQNTATHLIRHAIGSNEYGEMEPERLAAMLTLPEDVARMYRDDITVMVVFFNSDSIDTYCKEG